The following coding sequences are from one Rutidosis leptorrhynchoides isolate AG116_Rl617_1_P2 chromosome 11, CSIRO_AGI_Rlap_v1, whole genome shotgun sequence window:
- the LOC139875835 gene encoding uncharacterized protein, which produces MEWYKKLKKKLSAFKVDFEKAHDLVSWRYLDFLLQILGFSPKWQSWITMCLHNSPASILINGSPTNEFEIQRGLRHGDSKSPFLFLIVMEGLHLMIRDFLANGSIHGANVGCPAIDLSHPFYADDTMFTSLFVFYLFGISYRAEYEPYLQLETVDSIDRFRKRLARWRANMLSIGGRLTLIKAVLGSLGIYYLSIFKCLETIFNDLESIRSSFFWGSTDNNKKMHWVSWNHFLSSFEKGGLNIGSLGLLIKLFYAYGCGA; this is translated from the exons atgGAATGGTATAAAAAGTTGAAGAAAAAGTTGTCGGCTTTTAAAGTGGATTTCGAAAAGGCGCATGACTTGGTGTCATGGCGTTATCTTGATTTTTTGCTGCAGATATTGGGTTTTAGCCCAAAATGGCAAAGCTGGATTACCATGTGTCTACATAACTCGCCGGCTTCGATTCTAATTAATGGAAGTCCCACTAATGAGTTCGAGATCCAAAGAGGTTTACGACATGGTGATTCGAAGAGTCCTTTCCTTTTTCTTATAGTTATGGAAGGTCTACATTTGATGATTCGAGATTTTTTAGCCAATGGTAGTATTCATGGCGCAAATGTGGGCTGTCCAGCGATCGATTTATCCCATCCTTTTTATGCTGATGACAC GATGTTCACGAGCCTCTTTGTCTTTTACTTATTTGGGATTTCCTATCGGGCCGAATATGAACCGTATTTGCAATTGGAAACCGTTGATTCGATTGATAGATTCAGAAAGCGATTAGCGAGGTGGAGAGCGAATATGTTATCAATTGGCGGAAGACTAACGTTGATTAAAGCAGTTCTTGGTAGTCTCGGTATCTATTATCTCTCTATTTTCAAATGCCTGGAAACGATATTTAATGATCTAGAGAGTATTCGGTCTTCATTTTTTTGGGGTAGTACGGACAATAACAAAAAGATGCATTGGGTTAGTTGGAATCATTTCTTGTCATCGTTCGAAAAGGGTGGCTTGAATATCGGTAGTTTGGGGCTTTTAATCAAGCTCTTTTATGCATATGGTTGTGGTGCTTAA